One Cellulomonas sp. NS3 genomic region harbors:
- a CDS encoding tripartite tricarboxylate transporter substrate-binding protein, with translation MRSSTRVRTRLALGSAVLALASALTACTPGTSGPEADQRGAAEPAPVVETTAAGERLSVHVPTEPGTGWDATGQALVGALAAGGMVNGVDIVHYRGADGTVGLTQLVGEADPGSLLVLGDTLVGAVELTDAAATLDDVRTLARLTDEPLAVVVTADSPYRTVSDLLDDILANGAAVPVTGGPAGSADHLLAIRMLLGAGVPAPEVTTRLRYVPQPSTGESFDPLFDGSVRAAVADVSEHADLLASGSLRALAVSGAERSPVLPDVPTLQEQEVDVVLTSWRGVAAAGTLDQPRLDELGGLLTSLHGTPEWQAALAEHGWSDAFLTGPELDAFVAAEVAAVRQTLVDVGLAG, from the coding sequence ATGCGGAGCAGCACGCGCGTGCGCACCCGACTTGCCCTGGGCTCGGCCGTGCTGGCCCTGGCGTCCGCGCTGACCGCGTGCACCCCCGGCACCTCGGGCCCGGAGGCCGACCAGCGGGGCGCCGCGGAGCCGGCACCGGTCGTCGAGACCACCGCGGCGGGCGAGCGGCTCTCCGTCCACGTACCGACCGAGCCGGGCACGGGGTGGGACGCGACGGGCCAGGCGCTCGTCGGCGCGCTCGCCGCGGGTGGTATGGTGAACGGTGTCGATATCGTTCACTATCGTGGCGCGGACGGCACCGTCGGCCTCACCCAGCTCGTCGGCGAGGCCGACCCGGGCTCGTTGCTCGTCCTCGGCGACACGCTCGTCGGCGCCGTCGAGCTGACCGACGCGGCCGCGACCCTCGACGACGTGCGGACCCTCGCGCGGCTCACCGACGAGCCGCTCGCGGTCGTCGTCACCGCCGACTCGCCCTACCGGACGGTGTCGGACCTGCTCGACGACATCCTCGCGAACGGGGCGGCGGTCCCGGTGACCGGCGGGCCGGCCGGCAGCGCCGACCACCTGCTCGCGATCCGGATGCTCCTCGGGGCGGGCGTTCCGGCGCCGGAGGTCACGACCCGGCTGCGCTACGTCCCGCAGCCCAGCACCGGCGAGTCGTTCGACCCGCTGTTCGACGGCAGCGTGCGCGCCGCCGTCGCCGACGTCTCGGAGCACGCCGACCTGCTCGCCTCGGGGAGCCTGCGCGCGCTCGCGGTCTCGGGAGCCGAGCGCTCGCCCGTGCTGCCGGACGTGCCCACGCTGCAGGAGCAGGAGGTCGACGTCGTGCTCACGAGCTGGCGTGGCGTCGCCGCGGCGGGCACGCTCGACCAGCCCCGGCTCGACGAGCTCGGCGGTCTCCTGACGTCGCTGCACGGCACCCCGGAGTGGCAGGCGGCGCTCGCGGAGCACGGCTGGTCGGACGCGTTCCTCACCGGCCCCGAGCTCGACGCGTTCGTGGCCGCCGAGGTCGCGGCCGTCCGCCAGACGCTCGTGGACGTGGGGCTCGCGGGCTAG
- a CDS encoding GGDEF domain-containing protein, translating into MGPDVAVRREQADLLLVVLLLVTAAVQLMVMALPASAAFDAAEAAAILFRIGAASWLVTTRRRDRSPRTFVVILTLDVLLFLASYALLGRAGNAGVPLALISRVPFIVAVLPLRQAQFLTGLILIGCDGILLWQVTQGNPFPAGLALLFTTVVLVTAYTVRALTSSLAASARGARELAARLEHAALHDPLTGLPNRALYADRLENAVAHTRRTGRDVAVLLLDLDRFKDVNDTHGHATGDALLVAVAARLRAAVRAGDTVARFGGDEFLVIVDDVTAPTDALDVARHLRDALTRPFTLDDLQIRSSASIGVAFARNRTHELPKVLREADIAMYRAKAEGPGRIEVVDPASSTSSRPALDGP; encoded by the coding sequence ATGGGTCCGGACGTCGCGGTGCGCCGTGAGCAGGCTGACCTGCTCCTGGTGGTCCTGCTGCTGGTGACCGCAGCGGTGCAGCTCATGGTGATGGCTCTGCCCGCGTCCGCAGCCTTCGACGCCGCGGAAGCCGCGGCCATCCTCTTCCGCATCGGCGCCGCCAGCTGGCTGGTCACCACCCGGAGACGCGACCGCAGCCCGCGCACGTTCGTCGTCATCCTCACGCTCGACGTGCTGCTGTTCCTCGCGAGCTACGCGCTCCTCGGACGTGCCGGGAACGCCGGGGTCCCCCTGGCCCTGATCAGCCGGGTCCCCTTCATCGTCGCGGTCCTCCCGCTCCGGCAGGCCCAGTTCCTGACCGGCCTCATCCTGATCGGGTGCGACGGGATCCTCCTGTGGCAGGTGACCCAGGGCAACCCGTTCCCGGCCGGGCTGGCGCTGCTGTTCACCACCGTCGTGCTCGTCACCGCGTACACCGTCCGCGCCCTGACCTCCTCGCTCGCCGCCAGCGCCCGCGGTGCACGCGAGCTCGCCGCCCGGCTCGAGCACGCCGCGCTGCACGACCCCCTCACCGGGCTGCCCAACCGTGCCCTGTACGCCGACCGCCTCGAGAACGCGGTGGCCCACACCCGGCGCACCGGCCGCGACGTCGCCGTCCTCCTCCTCGACCTCGACCGGTTCAAGGACGTCAACGACACCCACGGCCACGCCACCGGTGATGCCCTCCTCGTCGCGGTCGCCGCACGACTGCGGGCCGCCGTGCGCGCCGGAGACACCGTCGCCCGCTTCGGCGGCGACGAGTTCCTCGTCATCGTCGACGACGTCACCGCCCCCACCGACGCCCTCGACGTCGCCCGCCACCTCCGGGACGCCCTGACCCGCCCCTTCACCCTCGACGACCTGCAGATCCGGTCGAGCGCGAGCATCGGTGTGGCCTTCGCCCGCAACCGCACCCACGAGCTCCCCAAGGTCCTGCGCGAGGCCGACATCGCCATGTACCGCGCGAAGGCCGAGGGCCCGGGCCGTATCGAGGTCGTCGACCCGGCGTCCAGCACCTCCTCACGCCCCGCCCTCGACGGCCCCTAG
- a CDS encoding ASCH domain-containing protein, whose product MTSAQPRPPVAPLDEQAAAHLWQDYLAAHPEHAWDTPTVEHFGDSAPLADELLDLVLHGPKRATATLLGDFAAEGALPPRIGSHWVACDGAGRPRVVLRSVELRVGPVHSVDDAFARDEGEDDRTRATWLEQHLGYWRRTCAARGVELDESAEVVFERLRVVWPPEHADRATP is encoded by the coding sequence ATGACGAGCGCACAGCCCCGTCCGCCGGTCGCCCCGCTCGACGAGCAGGCGGCGGCGCACCTGTGGCAGGACTACCTGGCCGCCCACCCCGAGCACGCCTGGGACACCCCCACGGTCGAGCACTTCGGTGACAGCGCACCGCTCGCCGACGAGCTGCTCGACCTCGTCCTGCACGGCCCCAAGCGCGCGACGGCGACGCTCCTGGGCGACTTCGCGGCCGAGGGCGCGCTCCCCCCGCGCATCGGCTCGCACTGGGTCGCCTGCGACGGCGCGGGTCGCCCACGCGTCGTGCTGCGCTCGGTCGAGCTGCGCGTCGGGCCCGTCCACAGCGTCGACGACGCGTTCGCCCGGGACGAGGGCGAGGACGACCGGACGCGCGCCACCTGGCTCGAGCAGCACCTCGGGTACTGGCGCCGGACGTGCGCCGCACGCGGCGTGGAGCTCGACGAGTCCGCCGAGGTCGTCTTCGAGCGGCTGCGCGTGGTGTGGCCGCCCGAGCACGCGGACCGGGCGACCCCCTAG
- a CDS encoding ABC transporter ATP-binding protein, producing MPHAATGHPGPLPQPTPHDSPGAPRLSARGVVKRFGATTALAGVDVDVAAGETVAVMGPSGSGKSTLLHCLAGILAPDAGTVRLGATDIGTLNERDRSMLRRRRLGFVFQFGQLLSELPAVENVALPLMLQGVGRAEATRRAAEWLGSLGLAGKEGRRPGELSGGEAQRVAVARALVTGPEVVFADEPTGALDQATGADVMRALTGATAAAGASLVLVTHDEQVAAWCSRRIHVRDGHVTDGGGAR from the coding sequence ATGCCCCACGCCGCCACCGGACACCCCGGACCCCTCCCGCAGCCGACCCCCCACGACAGCCCCGGCGCCCCGCGACTCTCGGCGCGCGGCGTCGTCAAGCGCTTCGGTGCGACGACGGCGCTCGCGGGCGTCGACGTGGACGTGGCCGCCGGCGAGACCGTGGCCGTGATGGGCCCGTCCGGCTCGGGCAAGTCGACGCTGCTGCACTGCCTCGCGGGGATCCTCGCGCCCGACGCCGGGACGGTCCGGCTCGGCGCCACCGACATCGGGACGCTGAACGAGCGCGACCGGTCGATGCTGCGCCGCCGCCGGCTCGGGTTCGTGTTCCAGTTCGGCCAGCTGCTCAGCGAGCTGCCCGCCGTCGAGAACGTCGCGCTGCCGCTCATGCTGCAGGGCGTCGGCCGCGCGGAGGCGACGCGCCGGGCCGCCGAGTGGCTGGGGTCGCTCGGGCTCGCCGGCAAGGAGGGCCGCCGGCCCGGCGAGCTGTCCGGCGGCGAGGCCCAGCGTGTCGCGGTCGCCCGGGCGCTCGTCACGGGGCCCGAGGTGGTGTTCGCCGACGAGCCGACCGGCGCGCTCGACCAGGCCACCGGGGCGGACGTCATGCGCGCGCTGACCGGCGCGACCGCCGCGGCCGGCGCGAGCCTCGTGCTCGTCACGCACGACGAGCAGGTCGCCGCGTGGTGCTCGCGCCGCATCCACGTGCGTGACGGGCACGTGACCGACGGCGGCGGCGCCCGGTGA
- a CDS encoding FtsX-like permease family protein, with the protein MRAVLALAPRLHRSGGSLTTGLAVAAFGVTTAFTLSVLGGLLGFVERADDPPAPFTPFDAGPYVIMAAIAAVLLLVPLVSLGGAAARLGVARRDARLSTLRLLGVTPAEVVALTVVETALQGFVGALAGAVGYAALMPVWTRIPFQGVPFTAGELWVGVPALAAVLLGVPLLAAVSGTVSLRRVVVSPLGVARRQTPPGMRWYRALLLVVALGGFVAVTKVVSDLEAAVVYGVMLGMLALAFVGLNLVGPWIIGLTGRLMAWRARSPATLLAARRLVDDPRASWRVVGGLGLAAFVAGCLSILPAIASTDPVGTDPVERLLLQDVVTGGLLTLAISFTVAAVSAGIQQAASVLDRRREHALQRLAGVPVELFDSARRREVLLPLLLVAGTSAGVALVLSALVFGAASATDGSGLLLVLGFLAGGVLLMLAATETSRPLLRSTLRDTVVRAD; encoded by the coding sequence GTGAGGGCGGTCCTCGCACTCGCCCCCCGGCTGCACCGCTCGGGCGGGTCGCTCACCACGGGCCTCGCGGTCGCGGCGTTCGGGGTGACGACGGCGTTCACGCTCAGCGTGCTCGGGGGCCTGCTCGGCTTCGTCGAGCGCGCCGACGACCCGCCCGCGCCCTTCACCCCGTTCGACGCCGGGCCGTACGTGATCATGGCCGCGATCGCGGCGGTCCTGCTGCTCGTGCCGCTGGTGTCGCTCGGCGGCGCGGCGGCGCGGCTCGGGGTCGCGCGGCGCGATGCCCGGCTCTCCACGCTGCGGCTCCTCGGGGTGACGCCGGCCGAGGTCGTCGCCCTGACCGTCGTGGAGACCGCGCTGCAGGGGTTCGTGGGCGCGCTCGCCGGGGCGGTCGGCTACGCCGCGCTGATGCCGGTGTGGACGCGGATCCCGTTCCAGGGCGTGCCGTTCACGGCCGGGGAGCTGTGGGTCGGCGTGCCGGCGCTGGCTGCGGTGCTGCTCGGGGTCCCGCTCCTCGCGGCGGTGAGCGGCACGGTCTCGCTGCGCCGGGTCGTCGTCTCGCCGCTCGGGGTCGCCCGTCGCCAGACGCCGCCCGGGATGCGCTGGTACCGCGCACTGCTGCTGGTCGTGGCGCTCGGCGGGTTCGTCGCCGTGACCAAGGTGGTCAGCGACCTCGAGGCCGCCGTGGTCTACGGGGTCATGCTCGGGATGCTGGCGCTCGCGTTCGTCGGGCTCAACCTCGTCGGGCCCTGGATCATCGGTCTGACGGGCCGGCTCATGGCGTGGCGCGCCCGCAGCCCCGCGACGCTGCTCGCGGCCCGGCGCCTCGTCGACGACCCGCGCGCGTCGTGGCGCGTCGTCGGGGGCCTGGGCCTCGCCGCGTTCGTGGCCGGGTGCCTGTCGATCCTCCCCGCGATCGCCTCGACGGACCCCGTCGGCACGGACCCCGTCGAGAGGCTCCTGCTGCAGGACGTCGTCACCGGAGGGCTCCTGACGCTCGCGATCTCGTTCACGGTCGCGGCCGTCTCCGCGGGGATCCAGCAGGCGGCCTCGGTGCTGGACCGGCGCCGCGAGCACGCCCTCCAGCGCCTCGCGGGCGTCCCGGTCGAGCTCTTCGACTCGGCGCGGCGACGTGAGGTGCTGCTGCCGCTCCTGCTCGTGGCCGGCACGTCCGCCGGTGTCGCGCTCGTGCTGTCGGCGCTCGTCTTCGGCGCCGCGAGCGCGACCGACGGCTCGGGGCTGCTGCTCGTGCTCGGCTTCCTCGCGGGCGGCGTGCTGCTCATGCTCGCCGCGACGGAGACGAGCCGGCCCCTGCTGCGCTCGACGCTGCGCGACACCGTCGTGCGGGCGGACTGA
- a CDS encoding SGNH/GDSL hydrolase family protein, whose protein sequence is MPELTPPSRRVAVPLAALAVVAVGTAGWALLGPGRTSSPAADAPSRTATATPSPTTPAPTPSAPPASSPPAPGPAALPDPDAPSIAFLGDSLTVGVGAPPERGYAWQTAEALGWPIAVVDGVSGSGFVAPGRGEAMPDRVDDVVAAAPEVVVVAGGSNDAFRGYEPAEVQAAATQVLADLRTGLPEATVVVLGPFVSVLLGGTQEDATTAAVRAAAEAAGVPFVDAAELVASATSGEQGLRPYLSADGLHPNETGYAVLAGALAERLPTLVP, encoded by the coding sequence GTGCCCGAGCTGACGCCCCCGTCCCGCCGCGTCGCCGTGCCGCTCGCCGCGCTCGCCGTCGTGGCCGTCGGCACCGCGGGCTGGGCGCTGCTGGGGCCCGGGCGCACGTCGTCGCCGGCCGCGGACGCGCCGTCCCGCACGGCCACCGCCACCCCGTCGCCCACGACGCCCGCGCCCACCCCGTCCGCTCCCCCCGCGTCCAGCCCCCCGGCCCCGGGCCCCGCGGCGCTGCCGGACCCCGACGCCCCGTCGATCGCGTTCCTCGGCGACTCGCTGACCGTCGGCGTCGGTGCGCCGCCCGAGCGCGGGTACGCGTGGCAGACGGCGGAGGCGCTGGGCTGGCCGATCGCGGTCGTCGACGGCGTCTCCGGGAGCGGCTTCGTCGCGCCGGGCCGCGGGGAGGCCATGCCCGACCGGGTCGACGACGTCGTCGCCGCGGCCCCCGAGGTCGTCGTCGTCGCGGGCGGCAGCAACGACGCGTTCCGCGGCTACGAGCCCGCCGAGGTGCAGGCGGCCGCGACGCAGGTCCTCGCCGACCTGCGCACCGGGCTCCCGGAGGCGACGGTCGTCGTGCTCGGGCCGTTCGTGTCGGTGCTGCTGGGCGGCACGCAGGAGGACGCGACGACCGCGGCGGTCCGGGCCGCGGCCGAGGCGGCCGGGGTCCCGTTCGTCGACGCGGCCGAGCTCGTGGCCTCCGCGACCTCGGGCGAGCAGGGCCTGCGCCCGTACCTGAGCGCCGACGGGCTGCACCCCAACGAGACCGGGTACGCCGTCCTCGCCGGCGCGCTCGCGGAGCGGCTGCCCACGCTCGTGCCGTGA
- a CDS encoding VOC family protein, giving the protein MLRESKAFSGFSVDDVPRAREFYAETLGLDVTEENGMLTLRLGGGAHVLVYPKPDHVPATFTVLNFPVADVEAAVAWLGGRGVAFEHYEGTEIETDAQGVFRGGGPLIAWFTDPAGNVLSVIED; this is encoded by the coding sequence ATGCTGCGCGAGTCGAAGGCGTTCAGCGGGTTCTCGGTCGACGACGTCCCGCGGGCGCGGGAGTTCTACGCGGAGACCCTCGGGCTCGACGTCACCGAGGAGAACGGCATGCTCACGCTCCGGCTCGGCGGCGGGGCGCACGTCCTCGTCTACCCGAAGCCGGACCACGTGCCCGCGACGTTCACCGTGCTGAACTTCCCCGTCGCGGACGTCGAGGCCGCCGTCGCGTGGCTCGGTGGGCGTGGCGTCGCGTTCGAGCACTACGAGGGCACCGAGATCGAGACCGACGCGCAGGGGGTCTTCCGGGGTGGCGGGCCGCTGATCGCGTGGTTCACGGACCCGGCGGGCAACGTGCTCTCGGTGATCGAGGACTGA
- a CDS encoding glycoside hydrolase family 16 protein — MTSRSAAPLTTRTSAARRAALVGLLPGVLTATLLTAPPAASAPGAAPAGPVAQSPGVRPAAVAGGCGQLFDDFAYTSSSDPALRSRGWTVRTGAGGPGVSGNTWSAANVDFPGSGAARTMRLRAQTDGTAAGTVNAEVYQQRKFFEGTYASRVRFTDAPISGADGDPVVQTLFTITPLDFPNDPAYGEADFEYLPNGGWGATRPTLFTTTYETYQNDPWKADNVSSTIPGSLEGWHDLVLQVDSGHVRYYLDGRLVADHTGHVYPETPMSLNANLWFIDLASHTGGVSRYEQEIDYVFHADREVLAPADVSARIAALRAAGTSHTDTVKLGTCTPTTPPATPPGTPTPAPTPTASTPAPTPSATPTPVPTVAPNPPAAPLCDHLRSWARNRLYWPGATITHADHAWRATRATRRAAPGTSSAWQDLGPCSTS; from the coding sequence GTGACCTCACGTAGCGCTGCACCCCTCACCACCCGCACGTCCGCCGCCCGCCGCGCCGCCCTCGTCGGGCTGCTCCCCGGCGTCCTCACCGCGACGCTGCTCACCGCCCCACCGGCCGCGTCGGCCCCCGGCGCGGCACCCGCCGGCCCCGTCGCGCAGTCCCCCGGCGTCCGCCCCGCCGCCGTCGCCGGCGGCTGCGGCCAGCTGTTCGACGACTTCGCCTACACGTCCTCGTCCGACCCCGCGCTGCGCTCGCGCGGCTGGACCGTCCGCACCGGCGCGGGCGGCCCCGGCGTCTCCGGGAACACGTGGTCCGCGGCCAACGTCGACTTCCCCGGCAGCGGCGCGGCGCGGACGATGCGCCTGCGCGCCCAGACCGACGGCACCGCCGCCGGCACGGTCAACGCCGAGGTCTACCAGCAGCGCAAGTTCTTCGAGGGCACCTACGCGAGCCGGGTGCGGTTCACGGACGCCCCGATCAGCGGGGCCGACGGCGACCCCGTCGTCCAGACGCTCTTCACGATCACGCCGCTCGACTTCCCCAACGACCCGGCGTACGGCGAGGCCGACTTCGAGTACCTGCCCAACGGCGGCTGGGGCGCGACGAGGCCCACGCTGTTCACGACGACCTACGAGACCTACCAGAACGACCCCTGGAAGGCCGACAACGTCAGCAGCACGATCCCCGGGAGCCTCGAGGGCTGGCACGACCTCGTGCTGCAGGTCGACTCCGGCCACGTGCGGTACTACCTCGACGGCCGCCTCGTCGCCGACCACACGGGGCACGTCTACCCCGAGACGCCGATGTCGCTCAACGCGAACCTCTGGTTCATCGACCTCGCGTCGCACACGGGCGGCGTGAGCCGCTACGAGCAGGAAATCGACTACGTGTTCCACGCGGACCGCGAGGTGCTCGCGCCCGCCGACGTGAGCGCCCGGATCGCCGCCCTGCGCGCCGCCGGGACGAGCCACACCGACACCGTGAAGCTCGGGACGTGCACCCCGACGACGCCTCCCGCGACGCCGCCGGGCACTCCGACCCCCGCACCGACGCCGACTGCGAGCACGCCCGCGCCGACGCCGAGCGCGACCCCGACCCCGGTGCCGACCGTGGCGCCGAACCCGCCGGCCGCGCCGCTGTGCGACCACCTGCGCTCGTGGGCCCGCAACCGGCTCTACTGGCCGGGCGCGACGATCACGCACGCCGACCACGCCTGGCGTGCGACGCGGGCGACCCGCCGGGCCGCCCCGGGCACGAGCAGCGCGTGGCAGGACCTCGGGCCCTGCTCGACTTCCTGA
- a CDS encoding class I SAM-dependent methyltransferase: MTFHVAADAYDRFMGRFSGPLAACFADWAGVRPGMRALDVGSGPGALTAELVGRLGAGAVHAVEPSPTFVEAVRARLPGVDVRAASAEDLPFDDDTVDAALAQLVVHFLADPVRGLREMARVTRPGGVVAACVWDHAGGGGPLAAFWGAVHELTPAARDESGLAGARAGHLAELFVAAGIGDVEQSCLSVSVPFASFDDWWEPFTLGVGPAGAHVAGLDADGRAALRARCAELLPTAPFEVRASAWSARGRA, translated from the coding sequence GTGACCTTCCACGTCGCCGCCGACGCCTACGACCGGTTCATGGGCCGCTTCTCCGGACCGCTGGCCGCGTGCTTCGCCGACTGGGCGGGCGTGCGGCCCGGGATGCGCGCGCTCGACGTCGGCTCCGGCCCCGGCGCCCTCACCGCGGAGCTCGTCGGGCGCCTCGGCGCCGGCGCGGTGCACGCCGTCGAGCCCTCACCGACGTTCGTCGAGGCGGTGCGCGCGCGGCTGCCCGGCGTCGACGTGCGCGCGGCGTCCGCCGAGGACCTCCCCTTCGACGACGACACGGTCGACGCCGCGCTGGCCCAGCTCGTCGTGCACTTCCTGGCCGACCCGGTCCGCGGCCTGCGCGAGATGGCGCGCGTGACGCGGCCGGGCGGCGTCGTCGCGGCGTGCGTGTGGGACCACGCGGGCGGCGGCGGCCCGCTCGCGGCGTTCTGGGGCGCGGTCCACGAGCTCACCCCGGCGGCGCGCGACGAGTCGGGGCTCGCGGGCGCGCGCGCCGGGCACCTCGCCGAGCTGTTCGTCGCGGCGGGGATCGGTGACGTCGAGCAGTCGTGCCTGAGCGTCTCGGTGCCGTTCGCGTCGTTCGACGACTGGTGGGAGCCGTTCACGCTCGGGGTCGGCCCGGCGGGGGCGCACGTCGCGGGCCTCGACGCCGACGGGCGCGCCGCCCTGCGCGCCCGGTGCGCGGAGCTCCTGCCGACGGCGCCGTTCGAGGTCCGCGCGTCGGCGTGGAGCGCGCGCGGCCGGGCGTGA
- a CDS encoding helix-turn-helix transcriptional regulator, with product MAKQTRVTNRIRTLRFTHGEMTQAELARRVGVTRQTVLAIEQGRYSPSLEVAFQIAHVFGVPLDDVFQYPDGDAADVPDRRVD from the coding sequence ATGGCGAAGCAGACGCGGGTCACCAACCGGATCCGCACGCTGCGCTTCACGCACGGCGAGATGACGCAGGCCGAGCTCGCGCGCCGGGTCGGCGTGACCCGCCAGACCGTCCTCGCGATCGAGCAGGGCCGGTACTCGCCGTCCCTCGAGGTCGCGTTCCAGATCGCGCACGTCTTCGGGGTCCCGCTCGACGACGTCTTCCAGTACCCCGACGGCGACGCGGCCGACGTGCCGGACCGACGGGTCGACTGA
- a CDS encoding DUF4386 domain-containing protein, translated as MPTTEPATHAAPPAPASAAPAAAPATPAAASPTPAAPAPASDPAAALAPAAAAPPSSALRHPQPVARLAALLYLLLAVLGAFAHLGARAAVHVPGDAAGTADRVRAHASLVRVAFVADLVQATILLFVGVLLYALLGHAARAVGRVMVGLVGVATAIMCLNLVHHLGALLVATEPAYAAAFGPSGADGVVLRLLDLHRNGYLVAQVFFGLWLAPLGWLVLRSRMVPRVIGVLLVVGCAGYLVDLLVGFLAPAAASAVTPFATVPAAVAELSLIGWLLVRGVRVQGRPAGARPR; from the coding sequence ATGCCCACGACCGAGCCCGCGACGCACGCCGCCCCGCCCGCTCCCGCATCGGCAGCGCCCGCCGCCGCGCCCGCAACGCCCGCCGCCGCGTCCCCAACACCCGCCGCGCCCGCCCCGGCGTCCGACCCGGCCGCAGCCCTCGCGCCTGCCGCCGCCGCGCCGCCGTCGTCCGCGCTGCGGCACCCGCAGCCCGTCGCGCGGCTCGCCGCCCTGCTCTACCTGCTGCTCGCCGTGCTCGGCGCGTTCGCGCACCTCGGGGCCCGGGCGGCCGTGCACGTGCCCGGCGACGCGGCCGGGACGGCGGACCGGGTGCGTGCGCACGCGTCGCTCGTGCGGGTGGCCTTCGTCGCGGACCTCGTCCAGGCGACGATCCTGCTGTTCGTCGGCGTCCTGCTCTACGCGCTGCTCGGGCACGCCGCCCGGGCCGTCGGGCGCGTGATGGTCGGGCTCGTCGGGGTCGCGACGGCGATCATGTGCCTCAACCTCGTGCACCACCTCGGCGCGCTGCTCGTCGCGACCGAGCCGGCGTACGCCGCCGCGTTCGGGCCGTCGGGGGCGGACGGCGTCGTGCTCCGGCTCCTCGACCTGCACCGGAACGGGTACCTCGTCGCGCAGGTGTTCTTCGGCCTGTGGCTCGCGCCGCTCGGGTGGCTCGTGCTGCGCTCGCGGATGGTGCCGCGCGTGATCGGGGTGCTGCTGGTCGTCGGGTGCGCGGGGTACCTCGTCGACCTGCTGGTCGGGTTCCTCGCGCCGGCTGCGGCGTCGGCCGTGACGCCGTTCGCGACCGTGCCCGCCGCGGTCGCGGAGCTGAGCCTCATCGGGTGGCTGCTCGTCCGCGGAGTGCGGGTGCAGGGGCGACCCGCCGGAGCCCGGCCCCGCTGA
- a CDS encoding septum formation family protein, which translates to MRTLSPRVTSPLLLAAVLVGLTGCGLLEPEAEPAVRDETSGEIVESSEADVFSLKVGDCLNQTVTEEVEEVSSVPTVPCGEPHDSEAYARTDLPEGDYPGDEAVAEAADSFCYDEFATFVGMSYDESVLELASFFPTQVSWDENEDREILCFVSSPDGQVTGTLAGAQR; encoded by the coding sequence ATGCGCACCCTCAGCCCCCGCGTCACCTCCCCCCTGCTGCTCGCCGCCGTGCTCGTCGGCCTCACCGGCTGCGGCCTGCTGGAGCCCGAGGCCGAGCCGGCCGTCCGCGACGAGACGTCCGGGGAGATCGTCGAGTCGAGCGAGGCGGACGTCTTCTCGCTGAAGGTCGGCGACTGCCTCAACCAGACCGTCACCGAGGAGGTCGAGGAGGTCTCCTCCGTGCCGACCGTCCCCTGTGGCGAGCCGCACGACAGCGAGGCGTACGCGCGCACGGACCTGCCCGAGGGCGACTACCCGGGTGACGAGGCGGTCGCCGAGGCGGCCGACTCCTTCTGCTACGACGAGTTCGCGACGTTCGTGGGCATGTCCTACGACGAGTCCGTGCTCGAGCTGGCGTCGTTCTTCCCGACGCAGGTCTCGTGGGACGAGAACGAGGACCGCGAGATCCTCTGCTTCGTCTCCTCCCCGGACGGGCAGGTCACGGGCACGCTCGCGGGCGCCCAGCGCTGA